One genomic segment of Brassica napus cultivar Da-Ae chromosome A3, Da-Ae, whole genome shotgun sequence includes these proteins:
- the LOC111214575 gene encoding uncharacterized protein LOC111214575 produces MSVAVPILLPMDDFLVKRQDMWKRSLRFILRMTSGVVYSVVMHILIITAFTLLTFQIFYTRGGFDVVLFFNVIGPSVLYLVFGLLEIAVRASFKDQMCVTFFGHISHMVGSMFLLTYRVPSNHIEAFAFCFLGIPFFFWTFFVMCSTFIPEILGDDSLIQPLV; encoded by the exons ATGTCTGTTGCTGTCCCTATACTCCTGCCG ATGGATGACTTTCTTGTAAAGAGACAAGATATGTGGAAACGTTCACTAAGATTTATTCTCAG GATGACTTCGGGAGTAGTCTACTCAGTAGTGATGCATATTTTGATCATCACAGCATTCACTTTGCTAACTTTTCAGATTTTCTATACAAGGGGCGGCTTTGATGTCGTCCTGTTTTTCAATGTCATAGGCCCCTCTGTCTTATACCTTGTGTTTGGTTTATTGGAAATTGCCGTGAGGGCGTCTTTTAAAGACCAGATGTGTGTCACATTCTTCGGGCATATCAGCCATATGGTGGGATCTATGTTTCTCCTCACGTATAGAGTTCCATCAAATCATATTGAGGCTTTTGCCTTTTGTTTCCTAGGAATACCATTCTTTTTTTGGACTTTTTTCGTTATGTGTTCAACTTTTATTCCAGAAATTTTGGGAGATGATTCCTTAATCCAACcattggtttag